A window of Gloeomargarita sp. SKYB120 contains these coding sequences:
- the secY gene encoding preprotein translocase subunit SecY, which translates to MDVTRGRTPTAQETFAQMAQAAGLRGRVLLTLGILIVARLGIFIPVPGIDRQAFAESIARNPVIGFLDIFAGGGLSTLGIFALGILPYINASIILQILAAAIPALERLQKEEGEAGRRKISQITRYVALGWAILQSTLLASTWVRPFAYHFGPAFVIKTALVLTAGSMFVMWLSEVITERGIGNGASLLIFVGIVAGLPVSINRTIEWVKSGGSVGSVIVLVLAFLAMIVGIVFVQEGIRRIPIVSARRQVGRKFYREQQSYLPLRLNQGNVMPIIFASAMLVLPASLAQFTGNPVLVQVATYLSPTGPMPLLYVLFYLALILMFSYFYTSLILNPVDMAQNLKKMGSTIPGIRPGKATSEYLEKVLNRLTFLGAIFLGLVAILPTAVESATRVTTFQGFGATSLLIIVGVAIDTAKQIQTFVISQRYEGMVKQ; encoded by the coding sequence ATGGACGTCACTCGGGGTCGCACCCCTACAGCTCAAGAAACCTTTGCCCAGATGGCCCAGGCCGCTGGTTTGCGGGGGCGAGTTTTACTCACGCTCGGTATTCTCATCGTGGCGCGCTTGGGCATCTTCATCCCGGTCCCCGGCATTGACCGCCAGGCGTTTGCCGAGAGCATCGCCCGCAACCCAGTGATTGGGTTTTTGGATATTTTTGCCGGTGGAGGCTTGTCCACGCTGGGGATTTTTGCCCTGGGGATTTTGCCCTACATCAACGCCTCCATCATCCTGCAAATTTTGGCGGCGGCCATTCCTGCGCTCGAACGCTTGCAAAAAGAAGAGGGGGAAGCGGGACGACGGAAAATTTCCCAGATTACCCGCTATGTGGCCCTTGGCTGGGCGATTCTTCAAAGCACGCTTCTAGCCAGTACCTGGGTGCGTCCTTTTGCCTACCATTTCGGACCAGCGTTTGTCATCAAAACAGCGCTGGTGTTAACCGCTGGCTCGATGTTTGTGATGTGGTTGTCGGAGGTGATTACTGAACGGGGGATTGGCAACGGAGCGTCGCTGTTGATTTTTGTGGGGATTGTGGCGGGCCTGCCGGTCTCAATCAACCGCACGATTGAGTGGGTCAAAAGCGGCGGCAGCGTCGGTAGCGTGATTGTACTGGTGCTGGCCTTCTTGGCGATGATTGTGGGGATTGTGTTTGTGCAGGAAGGCATCCGGCGAATTCCCATCGTTTCGGCGCGGCGGCAAGTGGGACGCAAGTTTTATCGGGAACAACAGAGTTATTTACCCTTGCGGTTGAACCAGGGGAATGTGATGCCAATTATTTTTGCGTCAGCGATGCTGGTGCTACCTGCATCCCTAGCCCAATTCACCGGCAATCCGGTGCTGGTGCAAGTTGCCACTTATCTTTCTCCCACTGGACCCATGCCGTTGCTGTATGTGCTGTTTTACTTGGCGCTGATTTTGATGTTCAGCTACTTCTACACTAGCTTGATCCTGAACCCGGTGGACATGGCCCAGAATTTGAAAAAGATGGGTTCGACGATTCCTGGCATTCGCCCCGGCAAGGCCACCAGCGAGTACTTAGAAAAGGTGCTAAACCGGTTAACATTTCTGGGAGCGATTTTCCTGGGGTTGGTCGCCATTCTCCCAACCGCCGTTGAAAGCGCCACGCGAGTGACAACCTTCCAGGGGTTTGGGGCTACATCGTTGTTGATCATTGTGGGGGTGGCGATTGATACGGCCAAGCAGATTCAAACCTTTGTCATCTCCCAGCGCTACGAGGGGATGGTGAAACAGTAG